A stretch of Ipomoea triloba cultivar NCNSP0323 chromosome 11, ASM357664v1 DNA encodes these proteins:
- the LOC115996985 gene encoding pyruvate dehydrogenase E1 component subunit alpha-3, chloroplastic, which yields MASSFSLAKFVHTPLHSTRSAEKPLFSDPLRPASSFLGGSSSHKLPLLNNLSASPHSHRRSTRILAVSDVVKEKKLKSSASNLLITKQEGLVLYEDMVLGRSFEDMCAQMYYRGKMFGFVHLYNGQEAVSTGFIKLLKKEDSVVSTYRDHVHALSKGVSAREVMSELFGKTTGCCRGQGGSMHMFSKEHNVLGGFAFIGEGIPVATGAAFSSKYRREVYKEDCDDVTLAFFGDGTCNNGQFYECLNMAALWKLPIVFVVENNLWAIGMSHLRATSDPEIWKKGPAFGMPGVHVDGMDVLKVREVAKEAIGRARRGEGPTLVECETYRFRGHSLADPDELRDPSEKSHYAARDPITALKKYLFDNNLATEEELKAIDKKIDEIVEDCVEFADESPVPARTQLLENVFADPRGFGIGPDGRYRCEDPKFTEGTAQV from the exons ATGGCTTCGTCTTTCTCTTTGGCCAAATTCGTGCACACTCCTCTCCACTCCACCAGATCTGCTGAAAAACCCCTCTTCTCCGATCCCCTTAGACCCGCCTCCTCCTTTCTCGGAGGCTCATCTTCCCACAAGCTTCCACTCCTCAACAACCTCTCTGCATCTCCTCACTCCCACCGCAGATCCACCCGTATCCTCGCCGTCTCCGATGTTGTCAAGGAAAAGAAGCTCAAATCCTCTGCCTCCAATCTG CTAATTACCAAACAGGAAGGTTTGGTGTTGTACGAGGATATGGTTCTGGGGAGGTCATTTGAGGATATGTGTGCCCAGATGTACTACAGAGGCAAAATGTTTGGTTTTGTGCACTTGTACAATGGCCAGGAAGCAGTTTCTACTGGCTTCATCAAACTCCTCAAGAAGGAAGACAGTGTGGTTAGCACTTACCGTGATCATGTCCATGCATTGAGCAAGGGCGTGTCAGCTCGTGAAGTGATGAGTGAACTCTTTGGTAAGACCACTGGTTGTTGCAGAGGCCAGGGTGGCTCTATGCACATGTTTTCTAAAGAGCACAATGTGCTTGGTGGTTttgctttcattggcgagggcATTCCGGTGGCTACTGGTGCTGCCTTCTCTTCTAAGTATAGGAGGGAGGTTTACAAGGAAGATTGTGATGACGTGACGCTTGCTTTTTTCGGGGATGGGACTTGCAATAATGGCCAATTCTATGAGTGCTTGAACATGGCTGCATTGTGGAAATTGCCTATTGTGTTTGTTGTTGAGAATAATCTTTGGGCCATTGGTATGTCCCACTTGAGGGCTACTTCTGACCCTGAAATTTGGAAAAAGGGTCCTGCCTTTGGTATGCCCGGTGTACATGTTGATGGAATGGATGTGTTGAAGGTTCGGGAAGTAGCTAAGGAGGCTATTGGCAGAGCTAGGCGAGGGGAAGGCCCGACTTTGGTTGAATGCGAGACTTACAGGTTCAGAGGACACTCTTTGGCCGATCCAGATGAGCTTCGTGACCCTT CTGAGAAGAGTCACTATGCAGCTCGTGATCCCATCACTGCATTGAAAAAGTACTTATTCGATAACAATCTTGCAACTGAAGAGGAATTGAAGGCTATTGATAAAAAAATTGACGAGATAGTTGAAGACTGTGTTGAGTTTGCTGATGAAAGCCCTGTTCCTGCTCGAACCCAGCTTCTAGAAAACGTATTTGCTGATCCAAGGGGCTTTGGAATTGGACCCGATGGGAGGTACCGATGTGAGGATCCTAAGTTCACCGAGGGCACTGCACAAGTTTAA